One Mycolicibacterium fortuitum subsp. fortuitum genomic window carries:
- a CDS encoding NUDIX hydrolase, with the protein MRSTRGGLSPDAAPPWLKPLVDNLDRVPDAYRRRVPPEVLAGIVEANNQAAMTGARRDAAVLVLFSGPPDGSPALLPDDADLLVTVRASTLRHHAGQAAFPGGATDPGDQGPVGTAFREAWEETGIDTDRLYPLATLEKMFIPPSGFHVVPVLAYSPDPGPVAVVDESETAVVARVPVRAFTNPENRLMVYREANTSRFAGPAFLLNEMLVWGFTGQVISAILDVAGWAKPWNTDDVRGLDEAMALVGHDNGYGEAQC; encoded by the coding sequence GTGAGATCGACGCGCGGCGGGCTGTCCCCGGATGCCGCCCCACCCTGGCTCAAACCGCTGGTGGACAACCTTGACCGGGTGCCCGACGCCTACCGCCGACGGGTTCCTCCCGAAGTGCTGGCCGGCATCGTCGAAGCCAACAATCAAGCAGCCATGACCGGCGCCCGACGTGACGCCGCCGTGCTGGTGCTGTTCTCCGGCCCGCCCGACGGCTCGCCCGCGCTGCTGCCCGACGATGCCGACCTGCTGGTGACGGTCCGCGCCTCGACCTTGCGCCACCACGCCGGGCAGGCCGCGTTCCCCGGCGGGGCGACCGATCCCGGCGACCAAGGACCGGTCGGCACGGCATTCCGCGAAGCCTGGGAAGAGACCGGCATCGACACCGACCGGTTGTACCCGCTGGCGACGCTGGAGAAGATGTTCATCCCGCCGTCCGGCTTCCACGTCGTACCGGTGCTGGCCTACTCACCTGATCCCGGGCCCGTCGCCGTGGTCGACGAATCCGAGACCGCGGTCGTCGCGCGGGTTCCGGTGCGCGCGTTCACGAACCCCGAGAACCGGCTCATGGTGTACCGGGAGGCCAACACCAGCCGATTCGCCGGGCCGGCGTTCTTGCTCAACGAGATGCTGGTGTGGGGTTTCACCGGCCAGGTGATCTCGGCAATCCTCGATGTCGCAGGCTGGGCCAAACCGTGGAACACCGACGACGTCCGCGGACTCGATGAGGCAATGGCCCTCGTCGGGCATGACAACGGTTACGGTGAAGCCCAATGTTGA
- a CDS encoding TlpA family protein disulfide reductase has protein sequence MSRSARWTVVVLVVLVALGTAFWMELRDEPVPQAGTAGQSTSRDHRDADTPEALAGPRARAALPPCPGPGQGNGPAALRGITLECAGDGKPVDVARALAGRTVVLNLWAYWCGPCADELPAMAEYQRRVGDDVLVVTVHQDENETAALVRLADLGVRLPTLQDGRRLIAAALRVPNVMPATVVLRADGSVAGTLPRSFASADEIAAAVDEKIRSSRQEHPG, from the coding sequence GTGAGCCGTTCTGCGCGCTGGACCGTCGTGGTCCTCGTGGTCCTGGTGGCGCTGGGCACCGCATTCTGGATGGAACTGCGCGACGAACCAGTGCCGCAGGCCGGAACGGCAGGGCAGTCCACGTCCCGCGATCACCGGGACGCCGATACGCCCGAAGCCCTGGCCGGCCCCCGCGCCCGCGCCGCTCTGCCGCCGTGCCCCGGACCTGGCCAAGGAAACGGCCCCGCAGCGCTGCGCGGCATCACCTTGGAATGCGCAGGCGACGGCAAGCCGGTTGACGTGGCCCGCGCTCTGGCCGGCCGGACCGTGGTGCTCAACCTGTGGGCGTACTGGTGCGGACCGTGCGCCGACGAGCTTCCTGCGATGGCCGAATACCAGCGCCGGGTCGGCGATGACGTACTGGTCGTGACCGTGCACCAGGACGAGAACGAGACGGCGGCGCTGGTGCGGTTGGCCGATCTCGGAGTGCGGTTGCCGACCCTGCAGGACGGGCGGCGCCTGATCGCGGCCGCACTACGGGTGCCCAATGTGATGCCTGCGACGGTGGTGCTGCGCGCGGACGGTAGCGTGGCCGGGACCCTGCCACGCTCGTTCGCCAGCGCCGACGAGATCGCGGCGGCGGTCGACGAGAAGATCCGCTCTAGCCGACAGGAGCACCCGGGGTGA